In the genome of Bacillus sp. 2205SS5-2, one region contains:
- a CDS encoding DeoR/GlpR family DNA-binding transcription regulator produces the protein MLTEERHQTILNALKECGTIKIQDLVELTNASESTIRRDLSQLEQERFLKRVHGGASKLQVKLKEMTVSERSTKNVHEKRMIAQYAANLVEENDCLFIDAGSTTIEMIPFLTQPGIVVVTNGLEQMKGLRENGIKTYIVGGEVKPTTGAIVGSIAMDSLRNYRFDKAFLGTNGIHQEFGFTTPDPEEARIKRQSISLSREAYILADESKFGEIAFAKISELEEATIVTNEGIDEQYAMIFKETTVKVVQK, from the coding sequence ATGTTAACAGAAGAACGCCATCAAACTATTCTTAATGCCTTAAAAGAATGTGGAACAATTAAAATTCAAGATCTGGTTGAACTTACAAATGCCTCGGAATCAACGATCAGGCGAGACCTATCTCAGCTAGAACAAGAGAGGTTTTTAAAAAGAGTTCATGGAGGCGCCTCCAAATTACAAGTGAAGCTTAAAGAAATGACTGTTTCTGAAAGGTCGACTAAAAACGTTCATGAAAAACGAATGATTGCTCAATATGCTGCAAACTTGGTTGAAGAAAATGATTGTTTATTTATAGACGCTGGATCAACCACGATTGAAATGATTCCCTTTTTAACACAGCCCGGAATTGTAGTCGTTACAAATGGATTAGAGCAAATGAAAGGCTTAAGAGAAAATGGAATTAAAACGTATATTGTTGGTGGGGAAGTGAAGCCTACTACCGGTGCAATTGTTGGAAGTATTGCGATGGACTCCTTGCGAAATTATCGGTTTGATAAAGCGTTTTTAGGAACAAATGGGATTCATCAAGAGTTTGGATTTACAACTCCTGATCCTGAAGAAGCTAGAATTAAACGACAGTCGATATCCCTCTCGAGAGAAGCGTATATCCTCGCCGATGAAAGCAAGTTTGGTGAGATTGCCTTTGCGAAAATCTCTGAACTTGAAGAAGCAACGATTGTTACAAACGAAGGTATCGACGAACAATATGCAATGATTTTTAAAGAAACAACAGTAAAGGTTGTGCAGAAATGA
- the pfkB gene encoding 1-phosphofructokinase: MIYTITLNPSLDYMMTIEDFEIGSLNRANDTDFYPGGKGIMVSRMLRVLEEASTATGFLGGFTGDFIAKKLEKEEINTSFFKVNDASRINVKVSGKEETELNAPGPPISQTQIDELMSLIKNLTSEDALVLAGSVPSSIPSNFYEEIAKICFEKDIRFVVDAEKHLLLPTLKHKPYLIKPNHHELGEIFDTTISTHEDALYYGKKLLEMGPQHIIISMGGNGAVFLSEALQLIGEVPRGEIISTIGSGDSTVAGFLAAITKGRSLFEAFGLGLASGTASAFTSGLASNEEIVKMIPYIKIESIHQEG; the protein is encoded by the coding sequence ATGATTTATACCATCACGTTAAACCCATCACTGGATTATATGATGACGATTGAAGATTTTGAGATTGGCTCGTTAAATCGTGCAAATGATACCGACTTCTACCCTGGTGGAAAAGGAATTATGGTTTCAAGAATGCTACGAGTCCTGGAAGAAGCATCAACTGCGACAGGATTTCTCGGGGGATTTACAGGAGACTTTATTGCAAAGAAGCTGGAAAAAGAAGAAATCAACACCAGCTTCTTCAAGGTAAATGACGCGAGCAGAATCAATGTCAAAGTCAGCGGGAAAGAGGAGACAGAGCTGAATGCCCCAGGACCTCCAATTTCTCAAACTCAGATTGATGAGTTAATGAGCTTAATCAAAAATTTAACAAGCGAAGATGCACTAGTATTAGCAGGTAGTGTCCCGAGTTCAATTCCTTCTAATTTCTATGAAGAGATTGCCAAAATTTGTTTTGAGAAGGACATTAGGTTTGTTGTCGATGCTGAGAAACATCTTTTGCTACCAACGTTAAAGCATAAGCCTTATTTGATTAAGCCGAATCATCATGAGCTAGGTGAAATCTTTGATACTACCATTTCGACACATGAAGATGCTTTGTACTACGGAAAGAAATTACTAGAAATGGGACCGCAACACATTATCATTTCTATGGGTGGAAATGGGGCTGTGTTTTTATCTGAAGCCCTTCAGCTCATAGGTGAAGTTCCCCGTGGTGAGATCATAAGCACTATTGGTTCAGGAGACTCAACTGTGGCAGGTTTTTTGGCGGCTATTACAAAGGGCCGAAGCTTGTTTGAAGCCTTTGGATTAGGACTAGCTTCTGGAACTGCATCTGCATTCACATCAGGACTCGCATCAAATGAAGAAATAGTAAAAATGATTCCATATATAAAGATAGAAAGCATCCATCAGGAGGGATAA
- a CDS encoding PAS domain S-box protein: MTILGKKISPEGCALLFDQSEDLVFIMEKTKSTYRYFFANEKANKLFGVSLQGKIFSDVLPEDITGDIQRKYDQVFTSQIPLTYVDINLFSPNHYAAETTLSPIVSDKDSSYILAITKNVQHKQVLEENVLFMNSYLTHSVEPTLLVDLSGNILRANVAFAEVFGYQESLVVGKNIEDLDLHKSYDLDKETRVGLMKKIQQGNGLSGIISEKKIKNGRFSTFSISYSPIKDDLGHVTALSIVYKDISVLLKMSKELIQSKEFYKNLFSLNPHPVFELNLRGDITKANSAAQEVFGYSIQDLKGKSFADLLSPVYKVENVQKKFKEVKEQGIVDTTLKIVNHKLETLICEVTFIRVIVESELKGIFGIVKDITKETVAEMKLQKTLKDLENLKQALDSSAIVAYTDPQGLITYANEKFSEIAQFDRVDLIGKPFKLVNSNYHSEKYFQHLWGTISAGQTWRGEFRNKSKNGRIYWVDSTIVPLMDENEKISQYISIQTDITDKKIYQAELQRREEMYRLITENSHDLIMVTNRKGKITYASPSHIQLLDYPIEDLIGQNHSILISSDFVTSWNDYVNQAFIDEVGQSFESLFLSATQQEYWVETKTNPIYEQNGEIENMVFVSTEITDRKKLEQNLKYMAYHDSLTDLPNRSYLKNTFPAILREAKQLQKSIVLFYIDGDNFKEINDRHGHDVGDEFLRLFGKSIQSCLLEEDFVVRLGGDEFLVVLPNLAHKKDIIQIIIRIQKRLKKGFSIGNERFTPTSSIGISRFPFDGNELDLLMTVADKALYYAKSRGKNTYHFATE; the protein is encoded by the coding sequence ATGACTATACTTGGAAAAAAAATTTCACCAGAAGGCTGTGCCTTGTTGTTTGATCAATCGGAGGATCTTGTGTTTATCATGGAGAAAACGAAATCCACCTATCGCTATTTTTTTGCAAATGAAAAAGCGAATAAATTATTTGGTGTTTCGTTACAAGGTAAAATATTTTCGGATGTTTTACCTGAAGATATCACAGGAGATATTCAAAGGAAATACGATCAAGTTTTTACAAGTCAAATACCATTGACCTATGTAGATATTAACTTATTTTCTCCCAATCATTATGCTGCAGAAACCACTTTGTCTCCTATCGTATCAGATAAAGATTCTAGCTATATTTTGGCAATTACCAAAAACGTACAACATAAACAAGTTTTAGAGGAAAATGTTTTGTTTATGAATTCCTATTTAACCCATTCAGTAGAACCTACCTTATTGGTAGACTTATCTGGTAATATTCTGAGAGCAAATGTAGCATTTGCGGAAGTATTTGGATATCAGGAGTCTTTAGTGGTGGGGAAAAATATTGAAGATCTAGATTTACATAAATCATATGATCTAGATAAAGAAACTCGTGTAGGTTTAATGAAGAAGATTCAACAAGGAAACGGATTAAGTGGTATCATTTCCGAAAAAAAAATAAAAAATGGTCGGTTCTCAACATTTTCGATTAGTTATTCCCCAATAAAAGATGATCTAGGTCATGTTACAGCTTTATCGATTGTTTATAAAGATATTAGTGTATTATTGAAAATGTCAAAAGAACTCATACAAAGTAAAGAGTTTTACAAAAATTTGTTCTCGCTGAATCCTCACCCAGTCTTCGAATTAAATCTGAGAGGGGATATCACAAAAGCAAATTCAGCTGCACAAGAGGTATTTGGATATTCTATTCAAGACTTAAAAGGAAAATCATTTGCTGACTTGTTATCTCCTGTCTATAAAGTTGAAAATGTTCAGAAAAAATTCAAAGAGGTAAAAGAGCAAGGTATTGTGGATACGACCTTGAAAATTGTCAATCATAAATTAGAAACGTTAATTTGTGAAGTAACATTCATACGGGTCATAGTCGAGAGCGAATTAAAAGGGATTTTTGGCATTGTTAAAGATATAACAAAAGAGACCGTTGCTGAAATGAAATTACAAAAAACGCTCAAAGATCTTGAAAATTTAAAGCAAGCATTAGATTCGTCAGCAATTGTCGCATATACGGACCCTCAAGGATTAATCACCTATGCTAATGAAAAGTTTAGTGAGATAGCCCAATTTGACCGAGTTGATCTAATTGGAAAGCCGTTTAAACTCGTTAATTCTAATTATCACTCTGAAAAATATTTTCAACATCTATGGGGCACTATTTCAGCTGGTCAGACGTGGCGAGGGGAGTTTCGTAATAAGTCCAAAAATGGGCGAATATACTGGGTGGACTCAACGATTGTCCCATTAATGGATGAAAATGAAAAAATTAGCCAATACATTTCAATACAAACAGATATTACTGATAAGAAAATCTATCAAGCTGAGCTTCAACGAAGGGAAGAAATGTATCGGTTGATAACCGAAAACTCACATGATTTGATCATGGTGACAAATCGAAAGGGAAAAATCACCTACGCTTCTCCCTCACATATACAGTTACTAGACTACCCTATCGAAGATTTAATCGGTCAAAATCATTCAATACTGATTTCTTCTGATTTTGTGACAAGTTGGAATGATTATGTCAATCAAGCCTTTATTGATGAAGTAGGTCAAAGTTTTGAAAGCTTGTTCTTGTCTGCTACTCAACAGGAGTATTGGGTAGAGACCAAAACAAATCCTATCTACGAACAAAATGGTGAGATTGAAAATATGGTTTTTGTTTCGACAGAGATTACTGATCGAAAAAAATTGGAACAAAATTTAAAATATATGGCTTATCATGACAGTTTAACGGATCTGCCGAACAGAAGTTATTTAAAAAACACATTTCCTGCTATTTTAAGAGAAGCTAAACAGTTACAGAAGAGTATTGTTTTGTTTTATATCGATGGGGACAATTTCAAAGAGATAAATGATCGTCATGGACACGACGTAGGAGATGAGTTTTTACGATTGTTTGGAAAAAGCATTCAAAGTTGTTTGCTTGAAGAAGACTTTGTGGTCCGGCTAGGAGGGGATGAATTTCTAGTCGTTCTCCCGAATCTAGCACATAAAAAAGATATAATTCAAATTATCATCCGTATTCAAAAGCGACTAAAAAAGGGATTCAGCATTGGAAACGAACGATTTACACCTACATCAAGCATTGGAATCAGTCGTTTTCCATTTGATGGAAATGAACTTGATCTATTAATGACAGTGGCGGATAAGGCGTTATACTACGCCAAATCTAGGGGGAAAAACACTTATCATTTTGCCACTGAATAA
- a CDS encoding DUF2268 domain-containing protein — translation MINTRPWIQRFISRCKSEPQKEKLLIQSKEICQPVLNYFNYSSPEELHYHLLQHGLFNPEDVSKLRSSFDFLQKNNVWEIIQSEYTQLQSYWNGPNVPIFIFPINERQENLSEKTTKNGIAFKKSLFLFLSKQVNIQEVKALLAHEYHHVCRLELFKKELDLLSIKDVIVLEGLAEYAVKDIYGEEWNAPWTNRYSKEEMLSVWKKQFVGVLDQNSEEQKRLYLYGEPNTDIPRWIGYSIGFHIVNSFAETNGPYSNSELYSKSSGEIVSGSVFPT, via the coding sequence GTGATAAATACACGTCCTTGGATCCAACGGTTCATCTCTAGATGCAAGAGTGAACCTCAGAAAGAAAAATTACTAATCCAAAGTAAAGAGATCTGTCAACCAGTGCTCAATTATTTTAACTATTCTTCTCCAGAAGAGCTTCACTATCATCTTCTTCAACACGGTTTATTTAATCCAGAAGATGTTTCTAAGTTACGCTCCTCGTTTGATTTCTTACAAAAAAACAATGTTTGGGAGATTATTCAATCTGAATATACTCAGCTTCAAAGCTATTGGAATGGTCCAAATGTGCCAATTTTTATTTTCCCAATAAATGAAAGGCAAGAAAATCTATCGGAAAAGACGACAAAAAACGGTATCGCTTTTAAAAAGTCACTTTTTTTATTTTTATCAAAACAAGTAAACATTCAAGAAGTAAAAGCCCTACTTGCTCATGAATATCATCATGTCTGCCGGTTAGAACTATTTAAGAAAGAACTTGATTTATTGTCTATAAAAGATGTCATCGTTTTGGAGGGGCTAGCTGAGTATGCCGTTAAAGATATATATGGAGAAGAGTGGAATGCACCCTGGACCAACCGATATTCAAAGGAAGAAATGCTGTCTGTTTGGAAGAAACAATTTGTAGGCGTATTAGATCAGAATAGTGAAGAACAGAAAAGGCTCTATTTGTATGGTGAACCTAATACTGATATACCAAGATGGATTGGCTATTCGATAGGCTTTCATATTGTTAATTCATTTGCTGAAACAAATGGTCCGTATTCGAATAGTGAATTATATTCCAAATCTTCTGGAGAAATCGTCTCTGGATCGGTTTTTCCTACTTAG
- a CDS encoding class I SAM-dependent methyltransferase, which yields MKNNYLDVLAYFGIGGAHPGGFELTKSILSNIKILDSFCVLDVGCGTGQTATYLHEEFGCNVTAIDLHPLMVEKAKKRVKPLKQKVKVLEENVQELSFCSETFDFALAESTLSFTDFSASIHELYRVLKTDSTLIILEMTAEKVIPPSIKQKISQLYGINEVLMEEEWRQQLQLAGFKNIRKLSTPSGLIPTDLIDMIPSENIDDKLYDVWDEHALLVQETQEFLGYRIFTCTK from the coding sequence ATGAAAAACAACTACTTAGATGTGTTGGCCTACTTCGGCATTGGCGGGGCTCATCCCGGTGGATTTGAATTAACAAAATCCATTTTAAGTAATATAAAGATTCTCGATTCATTTTGCGTACTCGATGTTGGATGTGGAACTGGTCAAACGGCTACCTATCTTCATGAGGAATTTGGTTGCAATGTTACGGCGATAGACTTGCATCCACTCATGGTTGAGAAAGCAAAAAAACGAGTAAAACCCTTGAAACAAAAGGTCAAAGTGTTAGAAGAAAATGTTCAAGAACTTTCTTTTTGCTCAGAGACCTTCGATTTTGCCTTAGCTGAATCGACCCTTTCTTTCACAGATTTCTCCGCTTCAATTCATGAGTTATACCGCGTTTTAAAAACCGATTCTACTTTGATAATTTTAGAGATGACCGCAGAAAAAGTGATTCCCCCCTCCATAAAACAAAAAATATCGCAATTATATGGTATCAACGAAGTGTTAATGGAAGAAGAGTGGAGACAACAATTACAATTGGCAGGATTTAAAAATATCCGAAAGTTATCTACACCTTCTGGATTAATACCAACTGATCTAATTGATATGATTCCATCTGAAAACATTGACGATAAGTTATATGATGTGTGGGATGAGCATGCATTACTCGTTCAAGAAACACAAGAATTTCTCGGGTATAGAATTTTCACATGTACTAAATAG
- a CDS encoding GNAT family N-acetyltransferase — protein MNYRQLDEKDASDYLQLRLEALKISPDAFASTLEEALQKDNPIDQTKNRLNSPTSITFGAIQNDALVGVATLLLSKNQKLKHKGEVVAVYVTPEFRGAKISRELMNQLIAYAKSTNLSHIKLTVVSTNIKAISLYHTLGFEVFGLEKHSMKDTISGGYIDELLMQMHL, from the coding sequence ATGAACTATCGTCAATTAGATGAAAAAGATGCATCCGATTATTTGCAGTTACGGTTAGAAGCGTTAAAGATTTCACCAGATGCCTTTGCTTCCACATTAGAGGAAGCACTTCAAAAAGATAATCCTATTGACCAAACCAAAAATCGACTTAATTCACCTACTAGCATAACTTTTGGTGCTATTCAAAATGATGCACTTGTCGGAGTCGCTACTCTGTTATTATCAAAAAATCAAAAGCTCAAGCATAAAGGCGAAGTTGTGGCTGTCTATGTTACACCCGAATTTCGAGGTGCGAAGATCTCAAGAGAATTAATGAATCAATTAATTGCTTATGCAAAATCAACGAACCTATCTCATATAAAATTAACGGTTGTATCTACAAATATTAAAGCTATTTCCTTGTATCATACTCTTGGATTTGAGGTCTTTGGACTAGAAAAACACTCTATGAAAGATACCATTTCTGGAGGGTATATCGATGAATTATTGATGCAAATGCACTTATGA
- a CDS encoding GNAT family N-acetyltransferase, with translation MDLQVFNDPILFKTEVFPFLLQKEAENNLSIGLINQMVELNRHRNAVLATIYDEDQLIGVYIMTPPHPLISICEKDFEEKAHKRFITYARQENIDISGVVAEKNNANKFADLWSRRTGERAITKMRQRIYFLDSVVDIPVSEGEYLKAVSKDGDLVAKWILQFIDDTGVSPLTEDEAKQRAIEMIDNEESVYFWQVNGAPVSMARRARHTENGCSVNLVFTPVEYRKRGYGSSVVKTLSLQLLEQYDFCTLYTDLDYPTSNKIYQNIGYIPIADSIHLEFESEVVQP, from the coding sequence ATGGATTTACAAGTATTTAATGACCCCATTTTATTCAAGACCGAAGTGTTCCCATTTTTGCTACAAAAAGAAGCGGAAAATAATTTATCAATAGGATTGATCAACCAAATGGTCGAATTAAATCGGCACAGAAATGCCGTTTTGGCTACCATTTATGATGAGGATCAGCTGATTGGTGTATACATCATGACACCACCTCATCCATTAATTTCTATTTGTGAAAAGGACTTTGAAGAGAAAGCTCACAAGCGTTTTATTACATATGCCAGACAAGAGAATATCGACATTTCTGGTGTTGTAGCAGAAAAAAACAACGCCAATAAATTTGCTGATTTATGGAGTCGTCGAACCGGAGAGCGAGCAATAACAAAAATGAGGCAGAGAATTTATTTTCTGGATAGTGTGGTTGATATTCCTGTATCAGAAGGGGAGTATCTAAAAGCGGTGTCTAAAGATGGTGATTTAGTTGCTAAATGGATTCTCCAATTTATTGATGATACGGGAGTAAGCCCACTTACAGAGGATGAGGCAAAACAACGAGCAATTGAAATGATTGATAACGAAGAATCCGTTTATTTTTGGCAAGTGAACGGTGCACCGGTTTCCATGGCAAGAAGGGCCAGGCATACGGAAAATGGGTGTAGTGTTAATCTTGTGTTCACTCCAGTAGAGTACAGAAAAAGGGGGTATGGGAGTTCAGTAGTCAAAACCCTTTCTTTACAACTACTTGAGCAATACGATTTTTGTACATTGTATACGGACCTTGATTATCCAACCTCAAATAAAATTTATCAAAATATTGGTTATATACCAATAGCCGATTCAATTCATTTAGAGTTTGAATCAGAGGTTGTTCAGCCATGA
- a CDS encoding MOSC domain-containing protein has protein sequence MMIHALASGTPKNISNGEHIYTSGIGKDRVEKLTVEIDQIKGDCVENLAFHGGVDRVICVYPFEHYAFWEEVLGSKLRLPAFGENMTVSGMTEREIYIGDIFQIGTSIVQVSQGRIPCSTISKFNQQPSLLNEIIREGYTGYFFRVIQKGIIDIYSSITLLERDEQSLSLLRANQLFFHEKENLNELKKLSNLSGLATDWKEKVRRKMKK, from the coding sequence ATGATGATTCATGCATTGGCGAGTGGAACACCGAAAAATATTTCTAACGGTGAGCATATATATACATCAGGAATCGGTAAAGACAGGGTTGAAAAATTAACGGTTGAAATAGATCAGATAAAGGGAGATTGCGTTGAAAACCTTGCATTTCATGGCGGAGTAGATAGAGTGATCTGTGTATATCCATTCGAACATTATGCGTTTTGGGAGGAAGTACTTGGTTCAAAGTTGCGATTACCAGCATTCGGGGAAAATATGACTGTTTCAGGTATGACTGAACGAGAAATTTATATAGGCGACATCTTTCAGATTGGAACCAGTATAGTGCAAGTTTCACAAGGACGTATTCCTTGTTCGACCATATCAAAATTTAATCAGCAGCCCTCACTATTAAATGAAATTATTCGAGAAGGATACACGGGTTATTTTTTTCGTGTGATTCAAAAAGGCATCATTGATATTTATTCATCCATAACTCTATTAGAGCGGGACGAACAATCTTTATCCTTGCTAAGAGCGAATCAGCTATTTTTTCACGAAAAAGAAAATTTGAACGAACTAAAAAAATTATCGAATCTATCTGGTTTAGCAACGGACTGGAAAGAAAAAGTACGGAGAAAAATGAAAAAATAA
- the trpE gene encoding anthranilate synthase component I codes for MKTKSDTAYLYHLIELEGDLYTPIQIFQILSGTKKFILESSAKHKESGRYSFIGRNPFGEIKGTGPDTIISFLDSTQHKQGGQLTTLFDTIKTFEDLSLPFPFPFAGGGIGYIGYDVIRQIEKIGKVPEDSLQMPDVHFMLYDQLVVFDHIEEKLSLLSLNLGHQLSQDELKNKNQELKKEIEAGVYQREEDTLARQNLSFNSNIEKEKFKENVVKAKEYITAGDIFQVVISQRLEAKFTGNPFLYYRKLRKENPSPYMYFIDFSDYVVLGTSPESLVKAHGEGLTTNPIAGTRKRGATAEEDENLQKELLSDEKELAEHNMLVDLSRNDLGRVCKTGSIGLTKYLQVERYKFVMHLVSEVKGIRRKAVNNDEVLAACLPAGTVSGAPKIRAMQIINELEQSKRGLYSGAVGYIGFNGDFDLALAIRTMIVKEEKAYVQAGAGIVYDSDPETEYEETMNKAKALLEVKQ; via the coding sequence ATGAAAACCAAATCTGATACAGCATATTTATATCATCTAATAGAATTAGAGGGGGATCTCTACACACCAATCCAAATTTTTCAAATTCTCTCGGGGACTAAAAAATTCATTCTAGAGAGTTCCGCAAAACATAAGGAAAGTGGGAGATATTCCTTTATCGGCCGAAACCCTTTTGGTGAGATAAAAGGAACTGGACCAGATACGATTATTTCTTTTCTGGATTCGACTCAACATAAACAGGGTGGACAACTGACCACATTGTTTGACACCATAAAAACCTTCGAGGATTTGTCCCTACCATTCCCATTCCCTTTTGCAGGAGGCGGGATAGGTTACATCGGCTATGATGTGATAAGGCAAATCGAAAAAATCGGTAAAGTTCCTGAAGATTCCCTCCAGATGCCAGATGTTCACTTTATGCTTTATGACCAGTTAGTCGTCTTTGATCATATTGAAGAAAAACTATCTCTTCTTTCATTGAATTTAGGACATCAATTAAGCCAAGATGAACTTAAAAATAAAAATCAAGAATTAAAAAAAGAAATAGAAGCAGGCGTGTACCAGAGGGAAGAAGATACCTTGGCGAGACAGAATCTCTCATTTAATTCTAATATCGAGAAAGAAAAATTTAAGGAAAACGTTGTGAAAGCAAAAGAGTATATTACGGCGGGGGACATTTTCCAAGTGGTTATTTCACAACGATTGGAGGCAAAGTTCACAGGTAATCCTTTTCTCTATTATCGAAAGCTTCGAAAAGAGAATCCTTCGCCTTATATGTATTTTATAGATTTTTCTGATTATGTTGTGCTCGGTACATCACCAGAAAGTCTAGTTAAGGCCCATGGTGAGGGGTTAACCACCAACCCCATTGCTGGAACACGAAAACGGGGAGCAACCGCAGAGGAAGATGAAAATCTTCAAAAAGAGTTACTTTCTGATGAGAAAGAACTTGCAGAACATAATATGCTCGTTGATCTTTCTCGAAATGATTTGGGAAGAGTATGTAAAACTGGAAGTATCGGCTTAACGAAATATCTACAGGTAGAACGATATAAATTTGTAATGCACCTTGTTTCAGAAGTAAAGGGAATTAGGAGAAAAGCAGTAAATAATGACGAAGTACTGGCTGCCTGCTTGCCGGCTGGTACGGTTTCAGGTGCACCTAAAATTAGGGCTATGCAAATCATTAACGAATTAGAACAGAGCAAAAGGGGCCTTTATTCTGGAGCAGTTGGCTATATTGGCTTCAACGGAGATTTTGATCTTGCTTTGGCAATAAGAACGATGATTGTAAAAGAAGAAAAAGCCTATGTCCAAGCCGGGGCAGGGATTGTTTATGATTCTGATCCTGAAACGGAGTATGAAGAAACGATGAATAAAGCAAAAGCATTATTGGAGGTTAAGCAATGA
- a CDS encoding anthranilate synthase component II, which produces MILLIDNYDSFTYNLFQYLSELGKDVLVKRNDEVTIEEVRVMNPEAIILSPGPGIPKEAGICEEVVREFHQETPILGICLGHQVIAEVFGGKVEQAISIRHGKTSLIRHNGKGLFSYLSSPLQVMRYHSLSVRSFHNSSPLEITSRCMEDGEIMSLKHRLYDVYGLQFHPESIKTPSGKKLLANFLTLIKKEDTYEEISTIS; this is translated from the coding sequence ATGATTCTACTAATTGATAATTATGATTCCTTTACGTATAACTTATTTCAATATTTAAGTGAATTGGGGAAAGATGTTTTGGTGAAGCGAAATGATGAAGTCACAATTGAAGAAGTGAGAGTGATGAATCCCGAAGCTATCATTCTTTCACCTGGACCAGGAATACCTAAGGAAGCTGGAATTTGTGAAGAAGTGGTAAGAGAATTTCATCAGGAAACTCCAATATTGGGTATATGTTTAGGCCACCAAGTTATCGCTGAAGTCTTCGGTGGAAAGGTAGAACAAGCCATCTCCATTCGACATGGTAAAACATCTCTAATTCGCCATAACGGGAAAGGGCTCTTCAGTTACTTGTCATCTCCACTACAAGTAATGCGGTACCATTCCTTATCTGTGAGATCATTCCATAATAGTAGTCCGCTTGAGATAACATCTAGATGCATGGAAGATGGTGAAATCATGAGTCTTAAGCATCGTCTCTATGACGTGTACGGACTTCAGTTTCACCCTGAATCAATTAAAACACCTTCCGGAAAAAAACTGTTGGCCAATTTTCTAACATTGATTAAGAAGGAGGATACGTATGAAGAAATATCTACAATCTCTTAG
- the trpD gene encoding anthranilate phosphoribosyltransferase — protein sequence MKKYLQSLSLQQSLSFEEMERASEKLLQDQTELVEIAAFLIALRTKGETAEEIAGLVSILKKNANTFPVAYEDLIDICGTGGDGVGSFNISTASAFVLAGTGVPVAKHGNRSVSSKSGSTDVLEKLGIPATMSMKQQENLLRESNLTFLYAPTMHPRVKNIMRVRKQLKVPTIFNVIGPLTNPLAINYQLMGVFQQEYMPRIAEVLAKTEQKRSLLVHGAGGMDEASLLGENKCILIEKGETKSFTFQPEDIGLPRYTLAEIQGGNPEENAQILLNVLQGEKGAHLDTVLLNAGLALFTAQKVKDISAGIKMAKASVHSGEALKILKSVQQVAKTNQREVSI from the coding sequence ATGAAGAAATATCTACAATCTCTTAGTTTACAACAGTCCCTCTCGTTCGAAGAAATGGAGAGAGCTTCGGAAAAGCTACTTCAAGATCAAACAGAATTGGTTGAAATCGCTGCCTTTTTAATTGCTCTTCGTACAAAAGGTGAGACTGCTGAAGAAATAGCCGGACTTGTTTCAATTCTGAAAAAAAACGCCAATACGTTTCCTGTTGCTTACGAGGATTTGATTGATATTTGTGGCACAGGTGGAGATGGTGTTGGTAGCTTTAATATTAGTACTGCATCAGCTTTTGTGTTAGCTGGGACAGGAGTACCTGTCGCTAAACACGGCAATCGTAGTGTATCGAGTAAATCAGGGAGTACGGATGTATTAGAAAAACTAGGAATTCCGGCTACGATGTCGATGAAACAGCAAGAAAATCTACTACGCGAATCAAATCTTACCTTTTTGTATGCACCTACCATGCATCCAAGAGTGAAAAATATTATGAGAGTCCGAAAACAATTAAAAGTGCCGACCATTTTCAATGTGATTGGACCACTAACCAACCCTTTAGCGATAAACTACCAATTGATGGGTGTATTTCAGCAAGAATACATGCCAAGAATTGCCGAAGTTTTGGCAAAAACGGAACAAAAGCGTTCGCTACTGGTACATGGTGCAGGGGGAATGGACGAGGCGTCTCTTCTTGGAGAGAACAAGTGCATCCTCATCGAAAAAGGAGAAACAAAATCCTTTACTTTTCAGCCTGAAGATATTGGACTACCTCGCTATACATTAGCCGAAATCCAAGGGGGGAATCCTGAAGAAAATGCGCAAATATTGCTGAATGTTCTTCAGGGAGAAAAGGGGGCGCATCTCGATACGGTGCTACTCAATGCTGGTTTAGCTTTGTTTACTGCTCAAAAAGTAAAGGACATTTCAGCGGGGATTAAGATGGCAAAAGCAAGTGTTCATTCCGGAGAAGCGTTAAAGATATTGAAGAGTGTTCAACAAGTAGCAAAAACAAACCAGCGGGAGGTTTCCATATGA